Part of the Gemmatimonadota bacterium genome is shown below.
AGTTCTCGAGGATCGTGACGCCCGGAGCTCGCCCATTGATCAGCCCTTGCATGTCCTGAACAGGCGCTGTCTTGACGATGTCCGCTGCCTGAATCTGCGCGACGGATACACCAACGGATCGCTTGGAAACCGCGCCCGGCGTTCCCGTCACGACCATGCTGTTCAGCTCGACCGCGCGCTCCCTCATGCGCAGCACCAGGTCAGTCGCGCCCACACGCACGCGCTGCGTCAGCGGCGCAAATCCGATCCGTCGAAGAGTCAGCGTCACGCTGTCGCCGCTGAGTTGCATAATCCGGAACCGTCCCGAAACATCGGTCGACGCGCCACGTGTGCCAGACAGGATCTGCACGCCCGATATGGGAGTGCCACTCCCTTCCGTCACCACCGTGCCACCTACCGTACCTGCCTGCCCAAAAACAAGTTGCGGGGCAAGCACCGCGCAAAACGCGATACAGCCCCGCACCATCCAGCCTCTGGCGATTCGATTTGACCATGAAGTCACGTCGCTCGCATCGAAACGCAATCCCATTTACCCTCCCGCATTGGTAATTTGGTGGCGCAACGCGCAACACCAATGCGCGCGCAAATACTCTATCGCAGCACGCAACAACATGCACTACGCTCCCGCCCTGCGCCAGTGTGTATTGTTACGGCAAAAGGCCCCTTTACCGGGGTAAAAGGGCCTTTCCGCGAGGTTAATGGTTTCTTAGTGCGCCACTACTCGAACGCCGATAGCCCCGTCACCGCCTGTCCAATGATCAACGTGTGAATGTCGTGGGTGCCTTCGTACGTGTACACGCTCTCGAGATTCTCCATGTGTCGCATCGCGCCGTACTCCGCGAGGATCCCGTTGCCACCCAACAGTCGCCGAGCCTCACGCGCGATGTCACACGCAACGTTCACGTTGTTGCGTTTCGCAAGCGAAACCTGTTGCGGCGTGAGCCGCCCCGCATCCTTGAGTCGCCCGAGATGGAGCGCGAGCAATCGACCCTTCGCGATCTCCGTCACCATCTCGGCAAGCCGCGCCTGCTGCAACTGGAAGCCACCTATCGCGCGACCGAACATCACTCTGTTGCCCGCGTACGATAGCGCTTCTTCAAAACAGTACATCGCAGCGCCGATCGCACCCCACGCGATTCCATATCGTGCCTGAGTCAGGCACATGAGCGGACTCTTGAGTCCACCGGACCTGGGAAGCAATGCATCACCAGGCACGTGCACATCCTGCAGCGACAGCTCCGACGTGTCCGACGCGCGCAACGAAAGCTTGCCCTTCTGATTCTTCGCGCTGAATCCGGGCGTCGATGTCGGCACCACGAATCCGCGAATCGAATGTCCATCGTCGTCGCCATCTTCGGTCTTGGCCCAGATGATCGCGACGTGCGCGGTGGATCCGTTCGTGATCCACATCTTCGCGCCATTGATGATCCAGCTCCCGTCTGACTGCTCGCGCGCGCGCGTTATCATCCCCGCCGGATTCGATCCATAATCCGGCTCGGTCAGCCCAAAGCACCCGATCGTCTCGGCCTTTGCCATCGACGGAAGCAGCCTTGATTTCTGCTCGTCGGAACCGAACGCGAATATCGGATACATCACCAGCGCGCCCTGCACCGATGCGAATGACCGTACGCCTGAATCGCCACGCTCGAGCTCCTGCATGATCAGCCCATAGGCGACGTTGTTCAGTCCGGCACAGCCGTACTGCTCCGGCAGATTGGCGCCGAGCACGCCGAGCTCCGCCATTCCGGCGATGAGCTCCTTCGGAAAACGCCCTTCTACATAGGCGTCGCCGATGATGGGAAGGACTCTATCATCGACGAACGCGCGGACGGAGTCCCGTACCGCGCGTTCCTCTTCTGATAGAAAGGAGTCGATGTCACAGAGATCGAGAGGGTTCGTAGGCATCCCGAAAGATACCGCGACACCACCGTTTCCCGCACCCGGTTGGACCGCGCGCCCAGCCCCCCTCTAGTGCTTGCTCCGCTTCCCTGCTCGCGCCGCCAGCCGCGGCTGTGCTCCTCCACCCGCCGGACGAGTCGCCCTCGCGCTGATGCCGACTTCGATCGCCTTCTCGCGGAACGCCTGACCGTGATCCAGCGCCATGCCGTTCTCATCCTGCCACTGGTGCACCATCTCGTGCACCAGCGTGTGCAGCACGTCGTCCCACGAATCCCGCTCGATGTGGCGCAGCGACATCGCGATCTCGGCCGGCTGCCCTCCGCCCGCAACCATATAGTGGCCCAGCCGGTTCTTCATCCGTCGCGATAGACGGATCTTCACCCGGCCGAGCTTCGCATCGAACAGCGCAGCATTGTACCCCGCGTGCTCGATCTGAAGCGCGCTGATCATTGCGGCGTCATCCGCGCGCGATCCGCTCGACCGTCGCTTGCGATGGATCCGCACGACGTCCGGACGCGGCGGCGCAGGGCGCGCGATTTCCATTCGCGGCTCCTCCACCACGGCCGCACTGAACAGCTCGCACTGCATCCACAACTGCCGCAACCGCTCCAGCTTGAGCCTGCCGCTCAACGTTCGAAGCAGCGCTGCGGTCCTGGAATGAACTCTCCTTCTCCGTCCCATATGAATGTCACAACCGTGATGCTTTGAGGTTCTATAGTGATGACGTTGTACGACGATGGACGCCCGCCCCGCGAACGGTTCGATACCGTCCCCGCAGTCGATACGACCACGCCCTTACGTGGATGCTCGATGAAGTTCACCGCTTCCTGATGATCGTGGCCGCACAGCACCAGCTCCACGCCCATCTCCGCGAACTTGTTCAGGATGCGCGGCGTGTGCTTTAGGCCGTACCGTTGCGACAGCTCGCCCGCAACCGGGTTGTGATGCATGACTACGACCTTCGCGGCGCCAGGCGGCGCATGCTCGAACCTGTCTCTCGCCTTGCCGATCTGCGCCGGCGTAAGGTCGCCGATTATCGAGATGTCGCGCGGGTTGAGAGTCAGAGTGCGCGCCGTCACCCCGTGCGCTGTGTTCAGTCCAACGAAGTACGCCCCGTCGATCCGGAGCGTCGGTTCGAGATCCCCCGAGATGTACTGACGGTAATTTGCATAGACTTTTGTTTCATCGCCGATGCCGACCGGCGCAAACCACCACGCAACGTCATGATTCCCCGGGACGGTGATTACCGGGCAGAATTTCCGCGCATCCCTCAGAAATACAGCCGCACGCTGAAATTCCCCTGCCCTCGCCCGCTGCGAAAAATCGCCCGATGCCGCTACGGCGTCGAACGAACGTTCGGAAATCGCGCGCTCAATTGCGTCGATCTGCTCCAGCACCGCCGGCCGGCCGAAATGCAGATCCGAAACGTGCAGAATCGTCGTCATCCCGGCGCCAGCGACCTAATTGACTGGTGACGCGATCAGATCTGCCAGGCGCGATGCTAGATCGGCCGCGATCGCCGGCGAGAACTTCGTCATCTCCGCTCCAGCAAGATCGCCGGACCACTGCACCTGCGACCGGCGCGCATCGATGATGACAAGGTGTAGCATCGCATGACCGACACCTTTCGACCCCACGAACCGCATCTCTACCGGGAACAGCACATAACGAGCGTCCGTTAATGCGATAAGCGCGCGCAGTTGCGACGCCAACGGCTCCCGGAGCTGCCACTCGGCCGCCTTCTGCCCCGAGCGAACCTCCTCGGCCGCCAGCGACGTGGGATCGGGAGCGTAGCCCTGATTTCGCGCAACTGATCGGATCAGATCCGGCGCCATCGTCCAGTGCCGCTTGAGCCCCCGCTGCGTCAGTGCGAACGCGATCTCGTCATCCACCGTATGCAGGTAGGCCCGCGACGGTGGCGCCTGCTGAGACCAGCCGAGTGAATCGGCGAACGTCAGATACTGCACCGGGAGGACCAGCATCTGCTCGGAGGCGAGTCGCTCCAGGGGACGTTGCTGCGGAGGTGGCGTGCCGCCCCGCGCCGCCTGAGCAGACAGCGGTGATGCGCATAGCATCGCAGCAAGCGTAGTGAGGGCTAGCTTCATTGCAGAAAAGTTAACCTGAGATCATTTTCACCGCGCCTCCAATTCACGCCGGATCAGCCCAATAAATGCGCAACTCCGCCCGATCGCTCTTCACCCTCGCATTCGCGATTCCCGCCGCACTCGCAAGCCAGGCGCCCACATCGGCTCCCGCATCATCCCCGGCCACCCAGTTCGACTTTTCGATCAGGAACATCATGCGCGGGCCGGAGCTTTACGGCACGCCACCAACCGATGTCAACTGGTCAACCGACAGTCGCTGGATCTATTTCAACTGGGTCGCGCCAGGTAGCAGTTGGCGCACTCAGCCCGCCACATACCGCGTCCGCGCTGTCGATGGTGCCAGCCCCGAGAAACTCACGCTGGCACAGCGTGACTCTGCGGGACCGTACACCGCGCACGCAGTCGTATCCGCTGATCGACACTACGGCGCAATAGAGTTCGGCGGCGATATCTATCTCATGGACTACCGCACTCACACTATGCGGCGACTGACACATACGCCGGCGCGCGAATCCAATCCGATCCTGAGCACTGATTCCAAGCGCATGTACTTCGTACGCGATGGCAACGCATTCTCGATCGATCTCCCCTCAGGTCTCACGACGCAACTGACCGATCTCAGAACCGGCACCGCGCCCAAAGATACCACGGCACCGACGACGCCACAGCGCAAACGGCTCGCACAGCAACAGCGTGACTTGTTCAACGTGATTCGCGAACAGACCGCGGACGACAGTATTGCAAAGGCCGAGCGGCGCCGCGTCGATTCGTTGAGAAACCCGGAGCCAGTGTACGTCGGAAGCGATCGCTCGATCCAGTCGCTGACCGTGGCACCCGACGGACGTGGCGTGCTGGTAATGCTGCGTACGCCCGCCAAGAGTAGGCCTGTCGAAATTCCCTACTGGGTTACGGAGAGCGGGTATACGGAGCCACGCAAGGGACGCACCGTCGTCGGCGACGGCCAGACGCGCGTCGAGATGATGTATCTCTCGCTGCCCAGCGCAAAGCTCACCAGGCTGCGTCTCTTCGCCAATGATTCGCTCGCGAGTTTCGTTGTCGTCAACGGGTGGAATGCGAACGGAACCGACGTGCTGTTATCGGCATTCAGACCCGACAACAAGCAACGCGTTCGCTATACCCTCTCATCCACGGATACGACCTTGCACGCAGTCGAGACTCTGGACGACACCGCCTGGGTGGGCGGTCCGTGCAGTGCGTGCGCCGGCTGGTACGACGGCGGCCGTCGTGTCTGGTACGTCTCCGAAGCGACTGGCTACGCACACCTGTACACAGCCGCCGCACACGGCGGCGATGTGCATCAGCTCACCGCCGGCAAGTGGGAAGTCCGCGACGTCTCGCTGTCACCCGACGGCAGCACGTTCGATCTCATCACAAACGATCCATCACCATTCGACGAGCACCTCTTTTCCCTTCCTGTAACCGGCGGCACGCTCACACGCATAACGACGACACCGGGACGCCACGCGGCCGTAGTGTCGCCGGATCGCAAACTGGTCGCCGACGTTTACTCGTACGTGAATCGTCCGCCCGACCTGTATCTGATGTCGAACAGGGCCAACGCACCAGAGCATCAGCTGACCGTCTCGCCCGCCGCCGAATTTCTCTCGCAGAAGTGGTTCGCACCACCTATCGTGATGGTTCCTGCATCCGACGGAGCCAGCGTACCAGCGCACGTGTACCGACCGGAAGATTTTGGCGTGAAACCCAATGGCGCAGCGGTGATATTCGTGCACGGTGCGGGTTACCTCCACAACGTCGGTAACTTCTGGTCGGAATACCCGCGCGAATATCTGTTCAACATGTTCCTCGCGCGCCACGGCTACGTTGTGATGGACGCCGACTATCGCGCGTCGGACGGCTATGGTCGCGACTGGCGCACCGCGATCTACCGACACATGGGCGGCCGCGATCTTCAGGATGAAGTCGACGTCTCCAGGTACATCACCGCAACGTATGGTATTCCGGCGAAGCGCATTGGCATATACGGCGGGAGCTACGGCGGTTTCATGACGCTCATGGCGCTCTTCACCGCGCCGGATTATTTCGGCGCCGGCGCTGGACTCCGTAGCGTCACCGACTGGGCGCACTACAACAACGGCTACACCTCGGCGATCCTCAACCTCCCGCAAAACGACACGCTCGCCTACCGTCAGTCGTCCCCAATCTATTTCGCCGAGGGGCTCCGCGCTCCGTTGCTCATGGCACACGGAATGGTCGACACCAACGTCAACTACGAGGATATCGTCCGCCTCACGCAGCGCCTCATCGAGCTTGGCAAGACCGACTGGGAGCTCGCGTCGTATCCGGTCGAGAGCCACTCATTCCTGCGCCCCGATTCATGGACCGACGAGTACACACGCATCTTCAAGCTGTTCGAGCGCACGATCGCCCAGCCGTCTACTTCGACGGTGCACTGACGACAGGGTTCACGAACACGATCCCCAGCGAAGCGATGAACGCCAGCGCCGCACCCAGCGCGAATGCAGCGGGTGCGCCTGCGCGGTCCCACACCGCGCCGAATATCAGCGACGCGGGAAGCGCGCCGATGCCGATCGCGAGATTGTACCAGCCAAGTGCTGTGCCCTTTCGCTGTGACGGCACCATGTCCACCACCATTGCCTTCTCTGTACCTTCCGTCATGCCATAGTACACGCCGTAGACCGCGAACAGCACCCACGCCTGCCACGCCGAGTGCGCCAGGCCAAACGCGAGATAAACGGCCGCGTACAGCAGCCATCCCCCGATGATCAGTGGCTTGCGCCCGATCCTGTCCGACAGCCCGCCGCCATGCGTTCCAGTCGTCGATTTGATGAAGTTGAGCAACGCCCATAGCACCGGCGCCAGCGCGATCGGTACCCCCAATTGACTCGCACGCAGTAGCAGGAACGCATCGGTCGAGTTGCCGAGCGTGAAGGTGAAGACGACTGCGAGATAACCCCAGAATCGCGACGGAAGATCGGCGCCGAACATGTGCGGCCGATCGGAATGCGTGACCGGGTGCGGAACGTCGCGCACGAACACCCACAACACCAGCACCGCGAGCGCGCCCGGAATCGCGGTCAGCCAGAAGACCGTTCGCAAGGGCGTGTGCCATTCATACAGCACGCCGAACGCAACGAGCGGCCCGACCACCGCACCGGCATTGTCGGCAGCCGCGTGAAATCCGAACGCACGGCCGCGAATCGATGGATCGACCGACTCGGCGATCAAAGCATCGCGCGGAGTGGAGCGTATTCCCTTGCCGATCCGATCGGTAACGCGAATCCCCAGCACCTGCGCCGCGGTGTGCGTCGCGGCTGTGAACGGTCGTATGACGGACGCTATCACGTAGCCGGCGAGCACCAATCCCTTGCGTGACTGAACACGGTCCGACCACCAGCCGCTCGCCAATTTCAACAGTGCCGCTACGGACTCCGCAGCGCCCTCGATGACCCCGATGAAGCTCGCGCTCGCTCCGAGCACGGAAGCAAGAAACACGGGCAGAAGTGGGTACATCATCTCCGACGCGACGTCGGTGAAGAAACTCACCGTGCCGAGGGCGATGACGTTGCGTCCAAGCTTCTGCCGTTCAGCCATCAGCCTGCACCGGTCATGTTAGGAACGACAAGGGGAGAGCGGCTGCTCTCCCCGTAACTCGCCGGCAGAAAAGCCACGACTAGTTATGGCCGCCGCGCGGACTCACCCTGACCTCCGAGTGATCACCGATCGTGATCTCTCCGGAGACGCCATCGACGACGGTGTGATGGCCCACCAGCGAATTCGTGAGCGTCGACCTTTTTATGCTGGCGTACGTCTCGATGATCGTATCGGAAAGCGTCGAGCCGTCAACCGTCGTTCCCTCGCCGATCGATACGTTCGGTCCCACGATCGAATTGCGAATCGTGACGCCGGTTTCGACATACACAGGATCCAGGATGGTCGAGTTCTCGACCGATTGCGGCGACCGCGCGCGTCCCCTCTCCAGCATCGCACGGTTGGTCGCGAGCAGCGTGTCGATCTTCCCGGCGTCGTACCAGCCTGCAACATCGACCACACGTATCTTGGCGCCGTGATCGATCATGTACTGGAACGCGTCGGTGAGATACCACTCGCCGTTGTGTGCCGGTTGCGTGAGCACGTGCGCGATCCCCTCATACAGCAGCTGCCAGTTCCTGATGTAGTAGAGCCCGATGTTGGCGCGCTTTGAGATCGGCGTCGTCGGCTTCTCGACGATCTTCGTCATGAAGCCGGACTCGTCCGTCACCACCACACCAAATCGCTGATAATCCTCGACTTCCTTCGTCCAGATTATTCCATCGGCGTCGGACGACTCGATGATCGAGAGATCGGCATCGAAGATCGTGTCGACAAAGATGATCAGCACCGGCTGGTCCACGTAATCGCGCGCGAGCGCAACCGCGCCGGCGGTGCCGTCCTGCACCTTCTGGTCGATGAACGCTGACGGAATGTCGGTCGATGTGCGCGCGAACTCCTCGACCTTTTCCTTGAGATGTCCCGTGATGTAGATGATCTGCTCGACGTTCGGCAGTGTCTTCACGTCGTCGAGCACGTATTGCATCACCGGCTTGCCCGCGACGCGCAGCATCGGCTTGGGCGTCACATACGTATGCGGACGAAGCCGCGTTCCCTTCCCCGCAAGCGGGATGATAACTTTCACTCGGCCACCTCAGTCAGTAAGGGCAGGCCCCCGTGCCTGCCCTCAGTACGACCACGATCTGTATCGTCCAGCGCGTACGGGGAGGCCCCCGTGCCTGCCCACAGTACCTCGGCCTCTACGGCGCCTTCGTTCCCTCTCGTCCGTACCGATCCTTCAATCTTACCACATCGTCGAGATGCGGTGTCGATGCCTCCAGCACGTCGCAATCCGTCACGGCTTCCATCTGATGCACCGTCCCGGGCTCGTTTCTGAACGACTCCCCCGCCGTGAGTGAGATCTCCTTCAACTCCGCATCGGCACTGTCTCCGACACGATAGATCATCTCACCGCTCAGCAGAAAGATC
Proteins encoded:
- a CDS encoding cupin domain-containing protein, whose protein sequence is MSGKREVRYVEKPWGHEVIWAHTPLYVGKILHIKAGQALSVQYHEQKDETIFLLSGEMIYRVGDSADAELKEISLTAGESFRNEPGTVHQMEAVTDCDVLEASTPHLDDVVRLKDRYGREGTKAP
- a CDS encoding prolyl oligopeptidase family serine peptidase; amino-acid sequence: MRNSARSLFTLAFAIPAALASQAPTSAPASSPATQFDFSIRNIMRGPELYGTPPTDVNWSTDSRWIYFNWVAPGSSWRTQPATYRVRAVDGASPEKLTLAQRDSAGPYTAHAVVSADRHYGAIEFGGDIYLMDYRTHTMRRLTHTPARESNPILSTDSKRMYFVRDGNAFSIDLPSGLTTQLTDLRTGTAPKDTTAPTTPQRKRLAQQQRDLFNVIREQTADDSIAKAERRRVDSLRNPEPVYVGSDRSIQSLTVAPDGRGVLVMLRTPAKSRPVEIPYWVTESGYTEPRKGRTVVGDGQTRVEMMYLSLPSAKLTRLRLFANDSLASFVVVNGWNANGTDVLLSAFRPDNKQRVRYTLSSTDTTLHAVETLDDTAWVGGPCSACAGWYDGGRRVWYVSEATGYAHLYTAAAHGGDVHQLTAGKWEVRDVSLSPDGSTFDLITNDPSPFDEHLFSLPVTGGTLTRITTTPGRHAAVVSPDRKLVADVYSYVNRPPDLYLMSNRANAPEHQLTVSPAAEFLSQKWFAPPIVMVPASDGASVPAHVYRPEDFGVKPNGAAVIFVHGAGYLHNVGNFWSEYPREYLFNMFLARHGYVVMDADYRASDGYGRDWRTAIYRHMGGRDLQDEVDVSRYITATYGIPAKRIGIYGGSYGGFMTLMALFTAPDYFGAGAGLRSVTDWAHYNNGYTSAILNLPQNDTLAYRQSSPIYFAEGLRAPLLMAHGMVDTNVNYEDIVRLTQRLIELGKTDWELASYPVESHSFLRPDSWTDEYTRIFKLFERTIAQPSTSTVH
- a CDS encoding metallophosphoesterase, translating into MTTILHVSDLHFGRPAVLEQIDAIERAISERSFDAVAASGDFSQRARAGEFQRAAVFLRDARKFCPVITVPGNHDVAWWFAPVGIGDETKVYANYRQYISGDLEPTLRIDGAYFVGLNTAHGVTARTLTLNPRDISIIGDLTPAQIGKARDRFEHAPPGAAKVVVMHHNPVAGELSQRYGLKHTPRILNKFAEMGVELVLCGHDHQEAVNFIEHPRKGVVVSTAGTVSNRSRGGRPSSYNVITIEPQSITVVTFIWDGEGEFIPGPQRCFER
- a CDS encoding MFS transporter — encoded protein: MAERQKLGRNVIALGTVSFFTDVASEMMYPLLPVFLASVLGASASFIGVIEGAAESVAALLKLASGWWSDRVQSRKGLVLAGYVIASVIRPFTAATHTAAQVLGIRVTDRIGKGIRSTPRDALIAESVDPSIRGRAFGFHAAADNAGAVVGPLVAFGVLYEWHTPLRTVFWLTAIPGALAVLVLWVFVRDVPHPVTHSDRPHMFGADLPSRFWGYLAVVFTFTLGNSTDAFLLLRASQLGVPIALAPVLWALLNFIKSTTGTHGGGLSDRIGRKPLIIGGWLLYAAVYLAFGLAHSAWQAWVLFAVYGVYYGMTEGTEKAMVVDMVPSQRKGTALGWYNLAIGIGALPASLIFGAVWDRAGAPAAFALGAALAFIASLGIVFVNPVVSAPSK
- a CDS encoding sugar phosphate nucleotidyltransferase, producing MKVIIPLAGKGTRLRPHTYVTPKPMLRVAGKPVMQYVLDDVKTLPNVEQIIYITGHLKEKVEEFARTSTDIPSAFIDQKVQDGTAGAVALARDYVDQPVLIIFVDTIFDADLSIIESSDADGIIWTKEVEDYQRFGVVVTDESGFMTKIVEKPTTPISKRANIGLYYIRNWQLLYEGIAHVLTQPAHNGEWYLTDAFQYMIDHGAKIRVVDVAGWYDAGKIDTLLATNRAMLERGRARSPQSVENSTILDPVYVETGVTIRNSIVGPNVSIGEGTTVDGSTLSDTIIETYASIKRSTLTNSLVGHHTVVDGVSGEITIGDHSEVRVSPRGGHN
- a CDS encoding acyl-CoA dehydrogenase family protein produces the protein MPTNPLDLCDIDSFLSEEERAVRDSVRAFVDDRVLPIIGDAYVEGRFPKELIAGMAELGVLGANLPEQYGCAGLNNVAYGLIMQELERGDSGVRSFASVQGALVMYPIFAFGSDEQKSRLLPSMAKAETIGCFGLTEPDYGSNPAGMITRAREQSDGSWIINGAKMWITNGSTAHVAIIWAKTEDGDDDGHSIRGFVVPTSTPGFSAKNQKGKLSLRASDTSELSLQDVHVPGDALLPRSGGLKSPLMCLTQARYGIAWGAIGAAMYCFEEALSYAGNRVMFGRAIGGFQLQQARLAEMVTEIAKGRLLALHLGRLKDAGRLTPQQVSLAKRNNVNVACDIAREARRLLGGNGILAEYGAMRHMENLESVYTYEGTHDIHTLIIGQAVTGLSAFE
- a CDS encoding SprT-like domain-containing protein → MSGRLKLERLRQLWMQCELFSAAVVEEPRMEIARPAPPRPDVVRIHRKRRSSGSRADDAAMISALQIEHAGYNAALFDAKLGRVKIRLSRRMKNRLGHYMVAGGGQPAEIAMSLRHIERDSWDDVLHTLVHEMVHQWQDENGMALDHGQAFREKAIEVGISARATRPAGGGAQPRLAARAGKRSKH